The Cyanobacterium sp. T60_A2020_053 nucleotide sequence AAGCTCCGGCAGCAATACCGGTAATAGTACCGAAAGTCAGTAAATTCATAAACTGACGGCGCCCCATATCCGGAACATCGGAGTTGACAGGAATTTGTGTCATAACTTAATTATCTAATTTTAATGTCTTTAATTTTGAGGGAAATTTGCTTAAACCAGCTTTTTACAGGGAGGTTTATTTTAGCTACTACCTTCAATTATTACAAAAAATGAACTCTTTTGAGCAACTATATATTGAAGTGGAGTATTTTATCCACGATAAGGAGAATTACTGAAAATTTTGTACCGCATAAATTTTAGTTCGAGAAAAATCCACGGCAATGCCATAACCAAATTTTGTATAGTTAGGATCGAGAAGATTTTTTCTATGACCATCACTATACATTAACCCTCTTTGAAAGACCTCAACAATGCTGTAAGTTAATCTTGATTGAGAACTTTTTTGAAAAGAAATATTTTCAGCAACTCCTCGTACACCACCTAAGTTTATATAACGATCAGAAGGAGATAATCCTTCAGGTGTGTTATGGTTGAAATAATTTCTTCTTGCCATATCTTCGGCGTGAAGTTGTGCGGTTTTCGTTATTAAAGGATCAAATAATAAAGGCGGTAATCCATTATTTGGATGTTTTCTCACTTAGAATAGAGTCAGAGTAATTCAAACTGAATAAGTTGACCATGAGTACAGTTACAGAAAATGATTTGAGAGAGTTAAAAGACCTAATCAACTCAAAATTTGAACAAATTAACGAAAAAATCGAAAGTCGTTATCAATCATTGGATAGTAAACTCAATGACGTGAGATTTGATTTAGATAGTAAACTCAATGATGTGAGATTTGAT carries:
- a CDS encoding CAP domain-containing protein — encoded protein: MRKHPNNGLPPLLFDPLITKTAQLHAEDMARRNYFNHNTPEGLSPSDRYINLGGVRGVAENISFQKSSQSRLTYSIVEVFQRGLMYSDGHRKNLLDPNYTKFGYGIAVDFSRTKIYAVQNFQ